In Actinoplanes sp. NBC_00393, a single genomic region encodes these proteins:
- a CDS encoding N-acetylglutaminylglutamine amidotransferase, giving the protein MCGIAGELRFGDRPADTDAVRRMLPCLESRGPDGEGLWEHGRIAFGHRRLKIIDLSEKGGQPMTDPELGLTVVFNGCIYNYQQLRDELSKSGYRFFSTSDTEVILKAYHRWGADCVTRFFGMFAFAVAEHDTGTVTLARDRLGIKPIYLAESPGRLRFASTLPALLAAGGVDTTIDKVALQHYMTFHSVVPAPRTILSGIRKLPPATVRVIRADGTTSERVYWEASFTRFEEEQDWADAVREKLRTAVDRRMVADVPVGVLLSGGLDSSLIVALLAEQGQQGLTTFSIGFESGGGESGDEFEYSDLIARKFDTVHHQIRIGKDRFLPAVQRTVAAMSEPMVSHDCIAFNLLSEDVAKHVKVVQSGQGADEIFAGYSWYPPLDGVPRERAVDAYAKEFFDRPHADLARQLNPAWLLDRDVSREFVAESFGRPGATTAVDAALRLDSQVMLVDDPVKRVDNMTMAWGLEARVPFLDHELVELAAACPPELKLAQDGKGVLKEAARGLVPDEVIDRPKGYFPVPGIRHLEGAMLEKVRDALHAPAARERALFRPEYVSELLADPNTARTTLGANQLWQLALLEMWLQDKGI; this is encoded by the coding sequence ATGTGCGGAATCGCCGGCGAACTTCGCTTCGGCGACCGGCCCGCGGACACCGACGCCGTCCGGCGGATGTTGCCCTGTCTGGAATCGCGGGGCCCGGACGGGGAAGGCCTGTGGGAACACGGCCGGATCGCCTTCGGGCACCGACGGCTGAAGATCATCGACCTGTCCGAGAAGGGCGGTCAGCCGATGACCGACCCCGAGCTCGGGCTGACCGTGGTGTTCAACGGCTGCATCTACAACTATCAGCAGCTCCGCGACGAGCTGTCGAAGAGCGGCTACAGGTTCTTCTCCACCTCGGACACCGAGGTGATCCTCAAGGCGTACCACCGGTGGGGTGCGGACTGTGTCACCCGGTTCTTCGGGATGTTCGCCTTCGCGGTCGCCGAGCACGACACCGGGACGGTCACCCTGGCCCGGGACCGTCTCGGGATCAAGCCGATCTACCTGGCCGAGTCGCCGGGGCGGCTGCGCTTCGCGTCGACCCTGCCGGCGCTGCTCGCGGCCGGTGGCGTGGACACCACGATCGACAAGGTGGCGTTGCAGCACTACATGACGTTCCACTCGGTGGTGCCGGCGCCGCGCACCATCCTCTCCGGGATCCGGAAACTGCCGCCGGCCACGGTACGGGTGATCCGCGCCGACGGAACGACGTCGGAGCGGGTGTACTGGGAGGCCTCGTTCACGCGTTTCGAAGAAGAACAGGACTGGGCCGACGCCGTGCGCGAGAAGCTGCGTACCGCGGTGGACCGGCGGATGGTCGCCGACGTGCCGGTCGGGGTGCTGCTCTCCGGGGGCCTCGACTCCAGCCTGATCGTGGCGCTGCTCGCCGAGCAGGGTCAGCAGGGGCTGACCACGTTCAGCATCGGGTTCGAGTCGGGTGGTGGGGAGAGCGGTGACGAGTTCGAGTACTCGGACCTGATCGCCCGCAAGTTCGACACCGTGCACCACCAGATCCGGATCGGCAAGGACCGGTTCCTGCCGGCGGTGCAGCGGACCGTCGCAGCGATGAGCGAGCCGATGGTGAGTCACGACTGCATCGCCTTCAACCTACTCAGCGAAGATGTTGCGAAGCATGTCAAGGTCGTGCAATCTGGGCAGGGAGCGGACGAGATCTTCGCCGGATACAGCTGGTACCCACCCCTTGACGGCGTGCCTCGGGAACGCGCTGTCGACGCGTACGCGAAGGAGTTCTTCGACCGGCCACATGCGGACCTGGCCCGGCAGCTCAACCCCGCCTGGCTGCTGGATCGCGACGTCAGTCGCGAATTCGTCGCGGAAAGCTTCGGCCGGCCCGGCGCCACCACCGCCGTCGATGCCGCCCTGCGACTCGACTCCCAGGTGATGCTCGTCGACGACCCGGTCAAGCGAGTGGACAACATGACGATGGCGTGGGGCCTGGAAGCACGCGTACCGTTCCTGGATCACGAACTTGTGGAACTCGCGGCGGCCTGCCCGCCCGAACTGAAATTGGCGCAGGACGGCAAGGGAGTGCTCAAGGAAGCGGCCCGCGGCCTCGTGCCGGACGAGGTCATCGACCGGCCCAAGGGCTACTTCCCGGTGCCCGGCATCCGGCACCTGGAAGGGGCGATGCTCGAGAAGGTGCGCGACGCGCTGCACGCGCCGGCCGCCCGGGAACGGGCGCTGTTCCGGCCGGAGTACGTGTCGGAGCTGCTCGCCGACCCGAACACGGCGCGCACGACGCTCGGGGCGAACCAGTTGTGGCAGCTGGCGCTGCTGGAGATGTGGTTGCAGGACAAGGGGATCTAG
- a CDS encoding S9 family peptidase, with protein sequence MDGQLHRVDVTMLPTGWRAHESEVAGNWSPTLSPDGRHMAYVSDRGGVPAVWVQPVGSELTFRVDTGGEPVSAVQWSSGGGWLACQIAPGGAPRNEVWLVRPDGTDLHQVAGFGADTADNMRWLPGRSLLALTENLTRAVLIDVVSGARRVVAQGELLSLLDVDPAGRFALLRYGPRGARHIVLRDLSTGDEKPITSGEQAVFSPGGGCVYALSQDGEFPVLLRIAGDAVEALTPSADVPTPVGSPPVGSPIPAGSATPIGSPTPVGSLGGEVETFAVTADGRTAAVLWNVRGGESEVALLDLDHDGDRVPSRLAPLPGRVVSGLAWSFDGSTLALTAEGPGQPHGVWVCARDGSEIRKVAALPAAPDAVRPTLESFSAHDGLTLTGWLFRPDSAGPHPTVLWFHGGPEAQERPGHGPLFQSLVNRGIAVFAANVRGSSGFGRSFVDADNGALRYGAIEDVRSCVTYLRSAGIAGRVGIMGRSYGGYLTLAALTTFPDLFDVGIDVCGMSNFSTFYQHTEPWIAAAAVSKYGDPVHDADLLRDLSPITRIDRLRTPLMVVHGENDSNVPVIEAEQVVAALRARGVPHRYLLFPGEGHELLHRSSRAAYLQATLDWLETHLTA encoded by the coding sequence ATGGATGGTCAGCTCCACCGGGTCGACGTCACCATGCTGCCGACCGGCTGGCGGGCACACGAGTCGGAGGTGGCCGGCAACTGGTCACCGACACTCTCGCCCGACGGGCGGCACATGGCTTACGTCTCCGACCGGGGCGGCGTACCCGCGGTCTGGGTGCAGCCGGTCGGCAGTGAGCTGACCTTCCGGGTCGACACCGGCGGCGAACCGGTGTCCGCGGTCCAGTGGTCGTCCGGCGGCGGCTGGCTCGCCTGCCAGATCGCCCCCGGCGGCGCGCCCCGCAACGAGGTGTGGCTGGTCCGCCCGGACGGCACCGACCTGCACCAGGTCGCCGGCTTCGGCGCGGACACCGCGGACAACATGCGCTGGCTGCCCGGCCGCTCTTTGCTGGCCCTCACCGAGAACCTGACCCGGGCCGTGCTCATCGACGTGGTGAGCGGGGCCAGGCGGGTGGTTGCGCAGGGCGAGCTGCTTTCGCTTCTCGACGTGGACCCGGCCGGGCGCTTCGCGCTTCTACGGTACGGGCCACGCGGCGCCCGCCACATCGTGCTCCGCGACCTGTCCACCGGCGACGAGAAGCCGATCACCAGCGGCGAGCAGGCCGTCTTCAGCCCGGGCGGCGGCTGCGTGTACGCCCTGAGCCAGGACGGCGAGTTCCCCGTCCTGCTCCGCATCGCCGGCGACGCCGTGGAGGCCCTGACCCCCTCGGCGGACGTGCCTACCCCGGTCGGCTCGCCCCCGGTCGGCTCGCCCATCCCCGCCGGCTCAGCCACCCCCATCGGCTCGCCCACTCCCGTCGGCTCTCTCGGCGGGGAGGTGGAGACTTTCGCGGTGACGGCGGATGGTCGTACCGCTGCGGTGCTCTGGAATGTGCGCGGTGGCGAGTCGGAGGTCGCGTTGCTCGACCTGGACCACGACGGTGATCGCGTGCCCAGCCGGCTCGCGCCGCTGCCCGGCCGGGTGGTCAGCGGGCTGGCGTGGAGTTTCGACGGTTCGACGCTGGCTCTCACCGCGGAAGGGCCCGGCCAGCCGCACGGGGTGTGGGTGTGCGCGCGGGACGGCAGCGAAATCCGCAAGGTAGCCGCGCTTCCCGCGGCGCCCGACGCGGTCCGGCCGACGCTGGAGTCGTTCTCCGCGCACGACGGGCTGACCCTCACCGGATGGCTGTTCCGGCCGGACTCGGCCGGCCCGCATCCGACCGTGCTGTGGTTCCACGGTGGCCCGGAAGCACAGGAACGCCCTGGTCACGGGCCGCTCTTCCAATCGCTGGTCAACCGCGGGATCGCAGTCTTCGCGGCGAACGTGCGCGGCTCGTCGGGCTTCGGACGGTCGTTCGTCGACGCGGACAACGGGGCACTGCGATACGGCGCGATCGAAGACGTGCGGTCGTGCGTGACCTACCTGCGCTCCGCCGGGATCGCCGGCCGGGTCGGCATCATGGGCCGGTCGTACGGCGGCTACTTGACGCTGGCCGCGCTGACAACGTTCCCCGACCTGTTCGATGTCGGCATCGACGTCTGCGGAATGTCCAACTTTTCCACGTTTTATCAGCACACAGAGCCTTGGATCGCGGCTGCTGCCGTCAGCAAATACGGCGACCCGGTCCACGACGCCGACCTGCTGCGCGACCTTTCCCCGATCACCCGGATCGACCGCCTGCGGACCCCGCTGATGGTCGTCCACGGCGAGAACGACAGCAACGTCCCGGTAATCGAGGCCGAACAGGTGGTGGCGGCATTGCGGGCGCGCGGCGTGCCGCACCGCTACCTGCTGTTCCCCGGCGAGGGCCACGAACTGCTGCACCGCTCATCCCGCGCCGCCTACCTACAGGCCACCCTCGACTGGCTGGAGACCCACCTGACTGCGTGA